A region of Deltaproteobacteria bacterium DNA encodes the following proteins:
- a CDS encoding diguanylate cyclase, with protein sequence MSINKEDDDLQNERIKVLLIEDNYDYAQLVKRKLQNSKRAKFEVEWADCLSKGLQQLKLNPIDLMLLDLSLPDSQEIDTLIRIQKHAPDIPVIIITATDDEAIAMKSIQMGARAYLIKSEMKSVNLARSILHAYHRFKFDSNQRDKAPDVGRVDLFRNVLDGNADGIVIINKEGYVQYVNTAAEILFGRNEEEMMGTNFGFPLATGKKTEVNIMHKSGVHIVMEMHVVQIEWHGETAYLASLRDVTERKKKEEKLYNLSITDDLTGLYNRRGFFSLAERHISTLNESHKGFLILFIDLDGLKEINDTLGHLIGSQALVDTGEILKETFRDSDIIARFGGDEFVILAKDTSENGADLIKRRMQKNIDSFQRNETRPYALSMSIGAAHYDPSKPATLENLVSIADELMYEDKQNKKTRSSKISF encoded by the coding sequence ATGAGTATCAACAAAGAAGATGACGATCTGCAAAACGAGCGAATTAAAGTCTTGTTGATCGAAGACAATTACGACTATGCCCAATTAGTTAAAAGGAAGCTTCAGAATTCAAAAAGAGCAAAATTTGAAGTGGAGTGGGCGGACTGTCTTTCAAAAGGCCTTCAACAATTAAAACTCAATCCTATAGACTTAATGCTTTTAGACCTCAGTCTCCCGGACAGTCAGGAAATCGATACACTTATCAGAATACAAAAACATGCCCCGGACATCCCTGTAATTATCATAACGGCAACTGATGATGAAGCGATAGCGATGAAATCAATTCAGATGGGAGCGCGGGCCTACCTTATAAAGAGCGAGATGAAGAGCGTGAATCTGGCACGCAGCATCTTGCATGCTTACCACAGATTCAAATTTGATAGTAATCAGCGCGACAAAGCGCCGGACGTGGGGAGAGTGGATCTTTTCCGTAATGTGCTTGATGGCAATGCCGACGGCATAGTTATAATAAATAAAGAGGGATACGTCCAGTACGTTAACACGGCGGCTGAAATTCTCTTTGGACGCAATGAAGAAGAAATGATGGGAACTAATTTCGGCTTTCCGCTGGCTACGGGTAAAAAGACAGAAGTCAACATTATGCACAAAAGCGGCGTTCATATAGTAATGGAGATGCATGTAGTGCAGATAGAATGGCATGGTGAAACCGCATACCTGGCATCGCTCAGAGACGTCACGGAGCGCAAAAAGAAAGAGGAAAAACTATATAATTTATCCATTACCGACGACCTCACCGGGCTTTATAACAGAAGGGGCTTTTTCAGCCTTGCGGAACGTCATATTAGTACGCTTAATGAGTCTCATAAAGGCTTCTTGATTTTATTTATAGACCTGGACGGACTCAAAGAAATAAACGATACATTAGGGCACCTCATAGGAAGTCAGGCTCTGGTCGACACCGGTGAAATTCTAAAAGAGACGTTCAGGGATTCCGATATAATAGCCAGGTTCGGCGGAGACGAGTTTGTAATTCTGGCGAAGGACACGTCTGAGAACGGCGCCGATCTTATTAAAAGGCGCATGCAGAAAAACATCGACTCTTTCCAGAGAAATGAAACCCGCCCTTACGCTCTCTCTATGAGCATCGGCGCAGCACACTACGATCCCTCTAAGCCGGCCACCCTCGAAAATCTTGTGAGTATTGCCGATGAGCTTATGTACGAAGATAAACAAAACAAAAAAACGAGGAGCTCAAAGATTTCTTTTTAG